The genomic stretch AAAAACCATAGGAAACACCGGAAAGAATGGTGAATGCAGGTCCTGACTCAGAGGCCTTTGCAACATTACGTACAGGTTTTTTATTATCGTTTGTAAAGTAATCACTGGTAATTCCTATAATGACACCAACAAATAAGCCTATAGCCGTTGCTCCCCAGATGCGCCAGTCAAACTGAAACACGATTGTTGCCCCGGCAGTAAGTACGGCAAATATGCCGGTGGTAATATAAGTACTCATATTAAGAGCCATGGTAGGATCGCCCTTTTTTCCCATACGGGCGGCCATAACTCCTATGATCGAAGATAAAAGTCCCAGAGAAGCGTAGCAGAATACCATGGCTGCATAGTCCACGCCTATCTTTTTGCCAAGAGCGATCGCCATAACCAGGGCGGATACTGTGGAAGCCACGTTAGAATCAAACAGATCCGCGCCCATTCCGGCAACATCTCCTACATTATCTCCAACATTATCGGCAATTACCGCCGGATTTCTGGGATCATCCTCAGGGATCCCAAGTTCTACCTTCCCAACAAGGTCTGCACTGATATCTGCGGTCTTTGTAAAAATACCGCCGCCTGCCTTGGCAAATAAAGCAAGGGAGCTGGCACCAAAGCTAAAGCCCAACAGTGCAACGGAATCTCCGCTGATCATCATAACAAGAGTCACACCTAAAAGTGAGCTTCCCACGACTGCCATTCCCATAACGGCACCGCCACGGAAGGCAGACAGAAAAGAAGGCTTTAAGCCGCCTCTCTGAGCTGCTTCAGCCGTCTTAATGTTGGCTATAGTAGCTACCTGGATTCCTATTTTACCAGCGACGGCAGAAAAAACAGTTCCGCATAGGTATGCCAGAACAATGGTAAGGTTATGTAAAACCGTGCCCCCGCTCCAGATCGGAGCCGGAAGGAACAGAAAAATCAGAAGCGCAGCTCCCGCACAAAACTTTGATAAAACAATGTATTCTTTTTTTAAAAATGTATTTGCCCCCTGTCTGATGTAGCTTCCAACCTCTTTCACCCGTTGATTTGAAGATGGCTGTGCAGATACCCAGCGGTACAACCACACTGCAAAAGCAAACGCAAAAATAGAAACAAGAATGGAAATGATTAGAAATAAGCTTAAATTACCCATAACACCATTAACCTCCTACTTTCTTCAGTTTGAAAAATTTGCTATTATTTCATTGTATATTTTATCACGATTTTTGTATATTTCAACTCGGATGTTGTTAAGATTGTATAAAAATTTTGTCGACTTTCATAACAGTAACCGCTTCTTTTATTGAATTGGGATATGTATAAAAAATATTTGTGCAAATTGCACCTTTTGCTTGCAATTATAAGACATTTTTAGTAAAATATCGTTATAGACTTAAATACCGAACAGGAGGAATGTTTATGAACGTGTATGGAACCAAACAGATCCGTAACGTCGCCTTACTTGGGCACGGGGGCGCCGGTAAAACCACCCTGGCAGAGGCTATGGCGTTGATTACCGGAGCCATCAGCAGAATGGGAAAAGTTACCGATGGCAATACCATCAGCGATTATGACAAAGAAGAGATTAAGAGACAATTCTCCATCTCTACTACCCTGATTCCTTTGGAGTATAAAGGAGAGGATGGCCCCATCAAGATCAACCTGCTTGATACTCCCGGATATTTTGATTTTGTTGGCGAAGTGGAAGAGGCCATCAGTGTTGCGGATGCAGCAGTAATAGTTGTGAATTGTAAGGCAGGTATTGAAGTTGGAACATTAAAGGCGTGGGAACTCTGCGAAAAGTACAAGCTTCCCAGACTTTTCTTTGTGACAAATATGGATGACGACCATGCAAGTTTCCGTGAATTGTTATTAAAGCTTGATAAAGAGTTCGGAAGAAAGATTGCGCCGTTCCACCTCCCGATTCGTGAAAACGAAAAGTTCGTAGGTTTTGTTAATATTGTTAAAATGGCAGGCCGGCGTTTTACTGTCAACAGTGATTATGAAGAATGTGAGATTCCTGAATATAGCCAGAAGAACCTGGGAATAGCCCGTGAAGCTCTTATGGAGGCCGTGGCAGAAACCAGCGAGGAATATATGGAACGCTATTTCTCCGGTGATGAGTTTACCCTTGATGAGATTTCTTCAGCCCTTCGGGAACATGTGATAAAAGGAAATATCGTTCCGGTCATGCTTGGTTCCGGAATTAACGCCCAGGGCGCCAAGATGGTGCTTCAGGCTATAGATAAGTATTTTCCGTCCCCCGACTATTTTGAGTGCATCGGCGTGGATATTTCCACGGGTGAGCGCTTTACAGCGAAGTATAACGATCATGTGTCCTTATCAGCCCGTGTGTTTAAGACGATTGTGGATCCGTTTATCGGAAAGTATTCCCTGTTAAAGATTTGTACCGGCACCTTAAAGCCTGATTCCGCCATTTATAACGTGAATAAGGATACAGAGGAAAAGGTCGGGAAACTATATGTGTTAAGAGGGAAAGAGGCCATTGAAGTTACGGAATTAAAAGCAGGAGATATCGGAGCCGTGTCAAAGCTTAACGTGACGCAGACCGGTGATACCATAGCTCTCCGCTCTGCACCGATCGTCTATCATAAACCGGAGATATCCACACCATATACGTATATGCGTTATAAGACCAAGACAAAGGGCGACGAAGATAAGGTTTCAAGCGCTCTGGCAAAGCTGACGGAAGAGGATTGGACCTTAAAGGCAGTCACTGATACGGAAAACCGCCAGTCTCTCCTTTATGGCATCGGTGACCAGCAGCTGGAGGTGGTTGTAAGCAAATTATTAAACCGCTATAAGGTTGACATTGAACTGAGTAAACCGAAATTTGCCTTCCGGGAAACCCTTCGTAAGAAAGTGGAGGTCCAGGGTAAGTATAAGAAACAGTCCGGCGGACATGGACAGTACGGCGACGTAAAGATGTCCTTTGAACCTTCCGGGGATTTAGAAACTCCTTATGTATTTGCTGAAAGCGTATTTGGCGGAGCTGTACCAAGAAACTATTTCCCGGCAGTTGAAAAGGGAATCGCCGAGTGCGTCTTAAAAGGACCGCTTGCCGCTTATCCGGTAGTGGGATTAAAGGCTACGCTGACCGACGGTTCTTACCATCCGGTTGACTCTTCAGAGCTGGCCTTTAAGATGGCTGCAACCATGGCCTTTAAAAAAGGCTTTATGGATGCAAATCCGGTTCTGCTTGAACCGATCGCATTCCTTAAGGTTACGGTACCGGATAAATTTACCGGAGATGTTATGGGAGATTTAAACCGCAGGAGAGGCCGCGTTCTGGGAATGAATTCCAACCATAGCGGAAAGCAGGTCATTGAGGCAGATGTGCCTATGTCTGAACTGTTTGGCTATAATACGGATCTGCGCTCCATGACCGGAGGCATCGGAACCTATGAATATGAATTCAGCCGCTATGAACTGGCTCCGGGAGATGTGCAGAAGAGAGAAGTAGAAGAAAGAGCATCAAAGATTGATAGGATGGAAATTTAAATAAGTCATAGGAAAACCCATTGCAGCGCCTGCTTGTATGCCCTGCAATGGGGTTTTCTTATTACTGCCTGAATATCGTCCGGTACAAGGCTTGATCTCATAAGCATTCCTACTTTTGGTCAGATAAACTATTTCTTGCATTATACGGAAATGACTTTTGGGTGTCAACGATTAAAAGGAATAAATTCTAATGTTAAGTTAAGGATAAATAATATGAAATAAAACCATTTGAAACTAAGTTAAATTGGAAAAATAGTAAGGGAGAAAAGTGATTTTTCAAATGATTAGTGCAATAAGAAAAATACAGATTGCGAGAGAAGAAAACTAATATATTAGTGTGGAGTTCGACATTATTATTACGGTTTCGACGTTGTGAAAATGTAAAATAAATCAAGGTTAAAACATAATATTTTGTAATAAATAACTAAATAAATAACATAAAAACTGGGAATATCCCCGTATACAATCTAATATTTTAGTACTAATATATTAGTATAAACGGCGATTTACTGCCGCTTAAGGGGTGGCGGGAGGCTTAGACGGCTTTCCGCAGGTTTCTATAAACTTTATTTTTTAAAGGAGGGTTCATATGAACGTCAATGTTTTCATCGGCATTATCATGATTCTGTCTTTCCTGGGCATGGTATGGTATTGTGTAAAAGGGCTAAACCTCATGGTGGGATTTGCAGTCATGGCAACTTTCTGGACAGCGCTTGCGTTGGTGGGAAATTCTATTTCACCCAATTCCGCTATGGAAGGCAAGTCGTTTATTGATGTACTGACCTACGTTTATGCGGATGGTCCGGCCGGATATGCAAAATCTATCCTGGTCAACGTATTCTTCGGAGCATTCTTCGGCAGAGTTCTGGTAGAAACAGGAATTGCATCAACACTTATCCGTAAGGTTGTTGAGCTGGGCGGAGATAAACCGAGGATCACCATGGGATTGTTGTGTATCGTTACGGCAATTATCTTTATGTCTATGACAGGGATTGGTCCTGTAATCTCCATTGCAGTTATCGTGCTTCCGATCATGCTGTCCCTGGGTGTGCCGGCACCTGTTGCCATGTTCAGCTTTATGGGATCCATTATGGCCGGCATCTTTGGCAATATTGTGAATTTCAAACAGTATCAGACGATTTATGCAGGCTTTAACCCTGCTGCGGAAAACTATACTTACAATGATTATTTCCAGATGGGCGTTATCTGTATGGTAGTTGCGCTGGTGGTGGTGCTGATCGTAGCCAATCTTTTCATGAGCAAGAAGGCGGCTCATGCCTGGGCGGCAAAATCTTTTACTGTAAGCGATAATGCTCCTGCCATTTCCTGGATTTCTGTCATTCTTCCGGTTCTGGGTGTTGTAATCTTTCAGATTCCAATTATCCTTGGATTCTGCCTTGCCGGTATTTATGCACTGATAACCACTGGAAAGCTGAAAGGAACATATTCCGATATCTGCCGGCTTTTTGCTAAGCTGTTTACCGATGGTTCCATTGATGTTGCTCCTATGATCGGCTTTTTGCTTACCCTGTCCATGTTCAACAACGCTGCTGCATATGCCGCACCGTATTTTACTGCGATTCTGGGAGGCTTTGTTCCGAGGAGCGCTTTGATCCTTGCTCTTATTTTTGCAATCCTGACTCCTCTTGGCTTCTTTAGAGGTCCTTTGAACCTTGTTGGATGCGGAACTGCAATTCTGGCGGTTGTCATTGCCGCACTTCCGGACGCACCTGTTGCATTCTTATATCCTCTGTTTGCTATCACAACCATTGCACCGCAGCATCTGGATATCACCCAGTCCTGGGTAGCCTGGGGCTTTGGCTATACAAAGGTTTCGACAAAAGATTATATGAAGATGTCCATACCCACAGGATGGATCGTCGGCTTTATCTGCTGTATTCTTGCCTTTGTCCTTTACGGTGGTTTAATGTAATATCATATGAAATAAATACGGAACTGGCAGAGAATACTGCCAGTTCCCTCTTTAGAAAGGAATGGTCATAATGGGAAGATCAGTAAGAATGGGCATCGATGTGGGAGGCACTCATACAAAGGCGGTTGCCATTGATAATGCCACCCATGAAATTATTGGAAAGTCTTCAGTGAAGACAACCCATGACGATCCCAGAGGCGTCGCGGCAGGAGTGGTAAAGTCCTTCCAAAATTGTCTTCGCGAAAATCAAATCAGCCCGGAAGATGTAGTATTCGTCGCCCACTCAACAACACAGGCTACCAATGCGCTGATCGAGGGGGATATGGCTGCAGTAGGCGTTATCGGTATGGCTAAGGGTGGTCTGGAAGGAATCCTTGCAAAAAAGCAGGCCAGACTATCAGATATTGATCTGGGAAATCATAAGAAAATCAAAATTATCAATGATTTTCTGAACATTAAAAAAATGGATAAATCCGTAGTGGAAAAAACCATTGGGGAGATGCAGAAAGCAGGAGCAGAGGTATTTGTTTCCTCCATGGCTTTTGGTGTAGACGACGGCGGGCCGGAGCAGGAGGTCTACGAGGCTGCCAGCGAAAGAGGCATTCCCACTACCATGGCCTCCGATATTACCAAGCTCTACGGGCTTACCAGGCGGACAAGAACCGCTGCCATCAATGCATCCATCCTTCCAAAGATGTTAGATACGGCCAATTCGACAGAGGACTCCGTAAGAGAGGCCGGGGTGTATGTGCCGCTGATGATTATGAGAGGCGACGGCGGGGTAATGGAAATCTCTGAAATGAAGAAACGCCCCGTTCTGACCATGCTGTCAGGGCCTGCAGCCTCCGTGATGGGGTCACTCATGTATCTGCGTGCATCCAACGGCGTTTATTTTGAGGTGGGAGGAACCACCACCAACATCGGCGTCATTAAAAACGGACGTCCTGCCATTGATTATTCCATTGTTGGCGGACATCCTACCTATATCTCCTCCCTTGATGTGCGGGTTTTAGGCGTGGCCGGAGGGTCCATGGTCCGGGCGAATAAGCAGGGGGTTCTGGATGTAGGTCCCCGTTCTGCCCATATTGCAGGACTGGATTATTCCGTGTTTACGGACCCGGCTAAAATCAAAGGGCCAAAGGTGGAGTTCTTCTCCCCAAAACCCGGTGATCCTTCCGATTATGTCCGGATCCGGCTGGATGACGGTTCTGCGGTTACGCTTACCAATTCCTGCGCGGCCAATGTGCTGGGACTGGTAAAGCCAGAGCATTTTTCTTACGGAAATGTGGAATCTGCCAGAAAGGCCATGGCGGCTTTGGCTGATTACTGCGGCACCACGGCGGAAGATATTGCAAAGCAGATCATGGAAAAGGCTTATGCAAAGATTGAACCCGTCATACTGGAACTGGCGGAGAAATATAAGCTGGAAAAAGATCAGATCTCACTGGTCGGCGTAGGTGGAGGAGCTGCTTCCCTGATTATCTATTTTAGTGAAAAGATGGGCGTTAAATATTCCATACCGGAAAATGCAGAAGTCATTTCATCCATTGGTGTTGCTCTATCCATGGTGCGGGATGTGGTGGAGCGCATTATACCCACTCCATCTAAGGAAGATATCCGCGCCATTAAGAATGAGGCCTTAAACAAAGCCATTGAGTCCGGAGCGACCGCAGAATCAGTAGAAATCCACATTGAGATTGATCCGCAGACCTCCAAGGTAACGGCGATTGCAACCGGATCCACAGAGGTTAAAACAGCGGATCTTTTAAAGGAATGCGATGAAACGGAAGCCAGGCATCTGGCTGCCCAGGATATGCGGATTGCAGACAAGGAAACAAAGCTACTGGCAAGTTCGGATTACTTCTATATCTATGGGGAAAAGGTGGAGGACGACTCTCCCGGTGCCATACGTATCGTTGATAAAAAGGGCTTTATTAAGGTGCAGAGAGGAAGAGGTATGTGCCGGAAGGTAAGAGCGGCAGATTATCTGGAAGCGTTAAAACAGCTTTGGGATGATATGGCTGTTTACCAGACGGACCTGATTATAAGGCCGGATTATTACATTTGTATGGGTGCCCGGGTCACGGATTTTGCTGCCCAGGATTTTGAACAGCTGGAACTCCTGATCGATCTGGAGGTATCATCTTTGGAGCCTGATGAAGAAATTATGATTGTCGGAGCCAACGTAAAACAGAATTAAATGTATGGAGACGGATATGTCGGAGATGAAATTGCGGGAAATGGCAGAAAGCCTTGCACAGGTGGATGATCTGTCCTGGGGAATGTATGCATTCTCCAGGGACATCCTGCGAGACAAGGTCAGCGAATCGGAAAAAAAGAGGATGATTGAACAGGCGATCCGCTGCGGATATGAAATGGCAGATAAGGTTATGAGCAGTCTGGGAACCTGGGATCCCTGGGAACTGGCAGAGAAATTAAAACTTAGCGTGGAGTACGCGGACAGTGGGCAGATAGCTGACAGGGTGTTATTTGCTCTTTTTACCCCTCCGGACAAGATACAGATTATGAAGGAACCCATAGAGCTTGCGGCGAAAAATGGCCTGTTTGAAGGTCTGTTTCCGGTGGAACAGATTGAAAGGCTGATCCTGGGGCATGAGATTTTTCATTTTCTTGAGGAACAGGAAGAGGGAATCTATACCAGAAGGGAAAAAGTGATTCTGTGGAAATTGTTCGGTTACAAGAGTAAATCAACCGTCAGAGCATTATCTGAGATTGCCGGCATGTATTTTTCAAAGAAAATAAATGGATTTCTTTATTCACCATTTGCTCTTGATATTCTTTTGTATTATAATTATAATTCAAACGAAGCCCTGAAGATGTACAGGGAAGTATTAAGTTATTAACAGGAGGCATTCATGGGCGTCATAGAAAACAACCAGGAAGATACCATTTATGATGTATTGAGATCCGATATACTGGATTTGAAGCTGCGCCCTGGAATGATATTCAGCATCAAGGACATCAGCGAGTCCTATGAGGTTGGAAGAACTCCGGTCAGGGACGCATTAATCAGCCTTTCCAAGGAGGGGCTCATTACATTTCTTCCCCAGCGCGGAACCATGATATCTAAGATTGATTATGATAAGGTACGCAATGAGCGGTTTCTTAGGATTTGTGTGGAAGAAAATGTGATGCTGGAATTTATGGCGGTATGCAATTTAAAGGCGATCACCGCATTGGAGATGTCTTTGGACAGACAGGAGCAGCTTAAAAAAACAAAAGATATCCGGGCATTCCGGGCAGAGGATATGTATTTTCATTCCATCTTTTACGAAGGAGCCAACAAGGGATACTGCAATGATATTCTGGCGGCAAACTCCGGCCATTACAGAAGAATCCAGATGCTGGCGATGGCAGACTCCGGAATTGAACCCGGGGTTGTAAAGCAGCATAGAGAAATGGTGGATGCCATCCTTGCAAAGGATTCTGAACAGCTTCATGGAGTATTAAACCATCATCTGAACCGTCTGATCAGCAAGGAACGGCCTCTGGTATCCAAATATCCGGAATTGTTTGATCGTGAAAATAAAGAAATTAGAAGAGAACCGGATGAGCTGGGCATTGACTTTCTGGTGGACACAAAACTGAAATATCATGCATAGCCGGTAGGAGGGGGGCTTTGAATAATTGCGCTTTTTTCTGATCTGTGATAAACTGATACCAACTGGCAGGAGGTATGAGAATAGTGGAAGACAGAAGAAATGCATGGAAGGCGTTTACAAGAGTGGGGATCGGATATGGAGCATTCCTTCTTGTAACGATTGTTATACAGCTTGGGGTAGGAGTCATTGCTCTTTTACTATCCCGGTTTGGCATGAATATAACCTTTGGAAACTGGTATATGGTATTTGTTTCCCTGTCGAATTACCTTGTGGGAGGAGTCGTTGCCTGGCTGATAATAAAGGATATGCCGGTTTTATATAGACCCGTGGCAAGAAAAGCCGGGGCAGGAATGCTGGTTTCCGGATTCCTGGTCTGTATGAGTACCCTGTTTTTTGGAAATCTTATGGGTCAGAGCCTTATGAGTATAGTTTGTGCTTTGTTGGGAAAGCCTATGGTCAACCCGGTAGAGGAAGTGATGAAGGGCTTAAGCACCTGGTCAATTTTTGTCACCATGGTGGTAATGGCCCCGATTTGTGAAGAAATCCTGTTTCGTAAGATCTTAATTGACCGGATCCGTCTTTATGGAGATAAGGCGGCGATTTTAGTATCCAGCGTTGTCTTTGGCTTAAGTCACGGAAACTTTTATCAGTTCTTTTATGCCTTTGGAATCGGTCTGGTGTTAGCCTATATTTATATTCAGACGGGGAAGCTTCGCTATACCATCATTTTTCATATGATCATTAATTTCCTCGGCTCTGTTGTGGCTCTTCATATAGGAGACGATCCGCAGCTTGCCGTAGCCTACTCCATTTTTATGCTTGGAGCGGTAATTGCCGGAACTGTTTTGTTTTTTATCAATCAAAAAAAGTTAGTATTACATCCCGGACTTATGGAGACATGGGGCAAAGGGGCATTTAAAATACTATTTTTAAATCTTGGAATGATCTTGTTTTTTCTTGTTTCGGCTGTGACCTTTATCATTTCGTCCAGTTAATGAAATAGAAAGACAATCGATAGAAAATCTGGGTTTCTTAAAATCCGGTTGACACAATTCGTCAATTATGTTAAATTTGTAGTTAGCAAAAATACTGTGATTAGGAGTAGTAAACTGTCTGAAACATACAGAGAGCCGGCGGGTGGTGGAAGCCGGTTGGGAATGACAGCCGAACTCGCCTTTGAGTAGCGTGCTGAAGGAAGCTTTGCTTTCTGTGTAGGCATTGCCGGTGTCCTGACCGTTACAGCGGGCGGATATGTTTTTCATATCCAGTGAGAGCATACGAAACTTGTATGAAATAGAGTGGTACCACGCGGTAGATCCTGCGTCTCTATGGCCGTATGAACGGTCTGAGGCGCTTTTTTTATACGTTCATACGGATTTGTTTTATCTGCAGACATTTGATACAGGGAAAAGCCCTGTCGTAAAAGGAGGAAATTTTGTTATGGCAGCATCATACAACCACAGTGCCATTGAGAAAAAATGGCGGGAAAACTGGGCAAAGAGCCCCATCAATGTTGATGATGGAAAGAAGCAGAAGTATTACTGTCTGGATATGTTTCCATATCCATCAGGAAGCGGTCTTCATGTAGGCCACTGGAGAGGCTATGTAATTTCTGATGTTTGGAGCCGGTATCAGATTTTAAAGGGTCACTATGTGATTCACCCCATGGGCTGGGATGCGTTCGGCCTGCCGGCGGAGAATTACGCCATCAAAATGGGAGTCCATCCAGCAAAATCCACGGCAGAAAACGTGGCGAACATTAAGCGTCAGATTAATGAGATCGCTGCCGTATATGACTGGGATATGGAGGTCAATACCACGGATCCCGGATTTTATAAATGGACCCAGTGGATTTTTGTTCAGATGTTTAAAAAGGGCCTGGCCTATGAGAAGGAATTCCCCATCAACTGGTGCCCATCCTGTAAGACAGGACTTGCAAACGAAGAAGTGGTTAACGGCTGCTGCGAGCGCTGCGGAACCGGTGTTACAAAGAAGAACTTAAGACAGTGGATGTTAAAAATCACCGCTTACGCAGACCGTTTGTTAAACGATCTGGATAAGCTTGACTGGCCGGAAAAGGTCAAGAAGATGCAGTCTGAATGGATCGGCAAATCCTATGGAGCTGAGGTTGATTTTAAGGTAGACGGAAAAGAGGAGAACATCACAGTTTATACTACCAGACCTGATACCTTATACGGAGCCACCTTTATGGTACTTGCGCCGGAGCACGCCCTTGCGGCAGGCCTTGCTTCTCCGGAAAATAAAGAAGCGGTTGAGAAGTATATCTACGATGCATCCATGAAGTCAAACGTGGACCGTCTTCAGGATAAAGAAAAGACCGGTGTATTTACCGGCAGCTATGCAGTAAATCCCATAAGCGGTGCCAAGGTACCCATCTGGCTTTCCGATTATGTGCTTGCTGACTACGGTACCGGTGCTATCATGTGCGTACCTGCCCATGATGACAGGGATTTTGAGTTTGCGAAGAAGTTCAGCATTCCCATTGTCCAGGTTATTTCAAAGGACGGCGAGGAAATCGAAAATATGACCGAAGCCTATACCGATGCCAGCGGAACGATGATCAATTCCGGCGAGTGGAACGGTATGGAGTCCTCTGTCCTTAA from Lacrimispora sphenoides JCM 1415 encodes the following:
- a CDS encoding sodium-translocating pyrophosphatase; this translates as MGNLSLFLIISILVSIFAFAFAVWLYRWVSAQPSSNQRVKEVGSYIRQGANTFLKKEYIVLSKFCAGAALLIFLFLPAPIWSGGTVLHNLTIVLAYLCGTVFSAVAGKIGIQVATIANIKTAEAAQRGGLKPSFLSAFRGGAVMGMAVVGSSLLGVTLVMMISGDSVALLGFSFGASSLALFAKAGGGIFTKTADISADLVGKVELGIPEDDPRNPAVIADNVGDNVGDVAGMGADLFDSNVASTVSALVMAIALGKKIGVDYAAMVFCYASLGLLSSIIGVMAARMGKKGDPTMALNMSTYITTGIFAVLTAGATIVFQFDWRIWGATAIGLFVGVIIGITSDYFTNDNKKPVRNVAKASESGPAFTILSGVSYGFLSVLPAMVGIGISAMISYNLCASIAPEDPTAGMFGISMAAVGMLSIVGMIISNDAYGPIADNARGLVEMGDLGDEALEITDSLDSAGNTVKAVTKGFAIAAAGLTIISLLGAFMSEVNDAAGTTVLTGFDIINPTVFFGMLVGASVPAIFSAMLMLGVDRNAQRMVSEIHRQFREIKGLKEGKPGVVPEYDKCIDIATNGALKELIPAGLVSILVTIVVGFVGGVESVGGYLAGNIISGLLLALFMSNSGGLWDNAKKYIEAGGNGGKGSEAHKAAVVGDTVGDPFKDTAGPSINTQITVVSLVASLMSSLFLAFSLF
- a CDS encoding elongation factor G; its protein translation is MNVYGTKQIRNVALLGHGGAGKTTLAEAMALITGAISRMGKVTDGNTISDYDKEEIKRQFSISTTLIPLEYKGEDGPIKINLLDTPGYFDFVGEVEEAISVADAAVIVVNCKAGIEVGTLKAWELCEKYKLPRLFFVTNMDDDHASFRELLLKLDKEFGRKIAPFHLPIRENEKFVGFVNIVKMAGRRFTVNSDYEECEIPEYSQKNLGIAREALMEAVAETSEEYMERYFSGDEFTLDEISSALREHVIKGNIVPVMLGSGINAQGAKMVLQAIDKYFPSPDYFECIGVDISTGERFTAKYNDHVSLSARVFKTIVDPFIGKYSLLKICTGTLKPDSAIYNVNKDTEEKVGKLYVLRGKEAIEVTELKAGDIGAVSKLNVTQTGDTIALRSAPIVYHKPEISTPYTYMRYKTKTKGDEDKVSSALAKLTEEDWTLKAVTDTENRQSLLYGIGDQQLEVVVSKLLNRYKVDIELSKPKFAFRETLRKKVEVQGKYKKQSGGHGQYGDVKMSFEPSGDLETPYVFAESVFGGAVPRNYFPAVEKGIAECVLKGPLAAYPVVGLKATLTDGSYHPVDSSELAFKMAATMAFKKGFMDANPVLLEPIAFLKVTVPDKFTGDVMGDLNRRRGRVLGMNSNHSGKQVIEADVPMSELFGYNTDLRSMTGGIGTYEYEFSRYELAPGDVQKREVEERASKIDRMEI
- a CDS encoding hydantoinase/oxoprolinase family protein, whose product is MGRSVRMGIDVGGTHTKAVAIDNATHEIIGKSSVKTTHDDPRGVAAGVVKSFQNCLRENQISPEDVVFVAHSTTQATNALIEGDMAAVGVIGMAKGGLEGILAKKQARLSDIDLGNHKKIKIINDFLNIKKMDKSVVEKTIGEMQKAGAEVFVSSMAFGVDDGGPEQEVYEAASERGIPTTMASDITKLYGLTRRTRTAAINASILPKMLDTANSTEDSVREAGVYVPLMIMRGDGGVMEISEMKKRPVLTMLSGPAASVMGSLMYLRASNGVYFEVGGTTTNIGVIKNGRPAIDYSIVGGHPTYISSLDVRVLGVAGGSMVRANKQGVLDVGPRSAHIAGLDYSVFTDPAKIKGPKVEFFSPKPGDPSDYVRIRLDDGSAVTLTNSCAANVLGLVKPEHFSYGNVESARKAMAALADYCGTTAEDIAKQIMEKAYAKIEPVILELAEKYKLEKDQISLVGVGGGAASLIIYFSEKMGVKYSIPENAEVISSIGVALSMVRDVVERIIPTPSKEDIRAIKNEALNKAIESGATAESVEIHIEIDPQTSKVTAIATGSTEVKTADLLKECDETEARHLAAQDMRIADKETKLLASSDYFYIYGEKVEDDSPGAIRIVDKKGFIKVQRGRGMCRKVRAADYLEALKQLWDDMAVYQTDLIIRPDYYICMGARVTDFAAQDFEQLELLIDLEVSSLEPDEEIMIVGANVKQN
- a CDS encoding GntR family transcriptional regulator; the encoded protein is MGVIENNQEDTIYDVLRSDILDLKLRPGMIFSIKDISESYEVGRTPVRDALISLSKEGLITFLPQRGTMISKIDYDKVRNERFLRICVEENVMLEFMAVCNLKAITALEMSLDRQEQLKKTKDIRAFRAEDMYFHSIFYEGANKGYCNDILAANSGHYRRIQMLAMADSGIEPGVVKQHREMVDAILAKDSEQLHGVLNHHLNRLISKERPLVSKYPELFDRENKEIRREPDELGIDFLVDTKLKYHA
- a CDS encoding CPBP family intramembrane glutamic endopeptidase — protein: MEDRRNAWKAFTRVGIGYGAFLLVTIVIQLGVGVIALLLSRFGMNITFGNWYMVFVSLSNYLVGGVVAWLIIKDMPVLYRPVARKAGAGMLVSGFLVCMSTLFFGNLMGQSLMSIVCALLGKPMVNPVEEVMKGLSTWSIFVTMVVMAPICEEILFRKILIDRIRLYGDKAAILVSSVVFGLSHGNFYQFFYAFGIGLVLAYIYIQTGKLRYTIIFHMIINFLGSVVALHIGDDPQLAVAYSIFMLGAVIAGTVLFFINQKKLVLHPGLMETWGKGAFKILFLNLGMILFFLVSAVTFIISSS